Proteins encoded within one genomic window of Carassius carassius chromosome 22, fCarCar2.1, whole genome shotgun sequence:
- the LOC132098443 gene encoding zona pellucida sperm-binding protein 4-like, whose protein sequence is MAGSWCLVQISLVCAFCHAVPQWSKSLQDVQALMMQQTDQQFQLQKPVQQLTNQQFPLRKPVQQLTKPQFPLQKPVQQLTNQQFPLQKPVQQLPTPQFPLQKPVQQLPTPQFPLQKPVQQLPTPQFPLQKPVQQLTKPQFPLQKPVQQLTNQQFPLQKPVQQLPTPQFPLQKPVQQITKPQFPIQKPVKQQFQKPVVQAEPLDKCAVADSEQIQCGLPGISGAECEAINCCFNGQQCFYGRAVTVQCIRDGQFVVVVSRDVTLPRLSLDTVHLLGGNDPPCAPVGSTPSFAIYQFPVTACGTSVMEDSGYVVYENRMTSSYEVGIGPYGSITRDSHFEFLFQCRYSGTSVEALVVEVNSVPPPPPVAAPGPLRVELRLANGQCVTKGCAEGDEAYTSYYSDADYPITKVLREPVYVEVHIMERTDPNIVLTLGRCWTTSTPSPLSLPQWDLLIDGCPYQDDRYLTTLVPVTGSSGLQFPTHYKRFVVKMFTFVDPASLAALKETIFIHCSTEVCHPSSGSCEQSCTRKRRDTRIKAVSGEQTVVSSGEVTLVM, encoded by the exons atggctggaagttggtgtttggttcagatttcgttggtctgtgcgttctgtcatgctgttccacagtggagtaaGTCGCTTCAGGATGTTCAAGCTCTGATGATGcagcaaactgaccagcagtttcagctccagaagccagttcaacagctaactaaccaacaGTTTCCGCTtcggaagccagttcaacagctaactaagccgcagtttccgcttcagaagcctgttcaacagctaactaaccagcagtttccacttcagaaaccAGTGCAACAgctacctacaccgcagtttccacttcagaagccagttcaacagctacctacaccgcagtttccacttcagaagccagttcaacagctacctaccccgcaatttccacttcagaagcctgttcaacagttaactaagccgcagtttccgcttcagaagcctgttcaacagctaactaaccagcagtttccgcttcagaagccagttcaacagctacctaccccgcaatttccacttcagaagccagttcaacagataactaagccgcagtttccgattcagaagccagttaaacagcagtttcagaagccagtagtgcaggcagagccccttgataaatgtgctgtagctgattctgagcagatccaatgtggtctacctgggatcagtggtgctgagtgtgaagctatcaactgctgctttaacggacagcagtgtttctatggaAGGGCGG tgactgtccagtgtattagagatggtcagtttgtggtagtggtgtctagagacgttactctgcctcgactgagtctggatacggttcatctactgggtggaaatgacccaccttgtgctcctgtggggtctacaccttcctttgctatataccagttccctgtgaccgcatgtggcacgagcgtGATG gaggacagcggatatgtggtgtatgaaaaccgaatgacctcctcgtatgaagtggggattggaccatatggttccatcacaagggacagtcattttga gtttctcttccagtgtagatattcgggaacttctgtggaagctctggttgtggaggtcaactctgttcctccacctccaccagtagctgctcctggacctctcagggtggagctcagactggccaatggccaatgtgtcaccaaaggctgtgctgaag gggatgaggcctacacgtcctattacagtgacgctgattatcccatcacaaaagtcctgcgagagcctgtgtatgttgaggtgcacattatggagaggaccgaccccaacattgtcctgacgctgggacgttgttggacgacttcaacccccagtccactcagtctcccccagtgggaccttctgatcgacgg atgcccttaccaggacgaccgctatctgaccacactggttccagtgactggatcgtctggtcttcagttcccaacccactacaagcgctttgttgtgaagatgttcacatttgtagatccagcctcactggctgctctgaaggaaacc atcttcatccactgcagtacagaggtgtgccatccatcatctggctcttgtgagcaaagctgcactaggaaac gaagagacactcgtatcaaggctgtctctggggagcagactgtggtttctagtggagaagttactctggtcatgtaa
- the LOC132098445 gene encoding zona pellucida sperm-binding protein 3-like: MGLLQYVLVLVVLVVFDLKNAFGSLRSSQSPKSKKHQSYLASRVPVSSQVLGNTLQKASPSQSLDYRGFAQEPLGLQEKQVLQGPVKPLDWRFPIVPEVPSEMAVDFHLRQPVTPSSVAIQCGENRVHVEVQQDLFSNGELIQPSGLTLGGCPVVGLVPGSKVLFFENELQDCNSVLMMTKDELVYTFALTYTPEAFAGTPITRAGGAVIGVQCHYQRFQNVSGNALKPTWVPYASTEAGEEVLLFSLKLMMDDWSYERPSNSYFLGDVIKVEASVKVYNHVPLRVFVDSCVATQVPDVNALPRYLFIENHGCLVDAKVTASSSRFMPRSQEDRIRFQLEAFMFQGGSSPSIYITCVLKATLASAPSDALHKSCSFANGWLAADGNHQVCGCCDSTCGPDGGTAASPFGGLQWEGKASLGPVVVQEHKKTLAGLQ; the protein is encoded by the exons atgggtcttttgcaatatgtgttagtgctggttgtgcttgtggtgtttgatctgaagaatgcttttgGAAGTTTGAGATCCAGTCAAAGTCCAAAAAGCAAGAAGCATCAATCATATCTAGCTTCCAGAGTGCCTGTTTCTTCTCAAGTGCTCGGAAACACTTTGCAGAAGGCTTCTCCGTCTCAGAGTCTTGACTACAGAGGATTTGCACAagagcctcttggtcttcaggagaagcaggtgttgcagggaccagtgaagcctttggactggaggttccccattgttccagaagtgccgagtgagatggcggtggacttccatttgaggcaacctgtgactcccagtagtgtagctattcaatgcggtgagaaccgggttcatgtggaggtacagcaggacttgtttagcaatggtgaactgatccagccatctggtctgactttgggaggatgtcctgttgtcggtttggtcccaggctccaaggtgctcttctttgagaatgaactgcaggactgcaacagtgTGTTGATG atgaccaaggatgagcttgtctacacctttgcccttacctacactcctgaggcgtttgctggcactccgattacccgtgcaggtggtgcagttattggTGTTCAATGCCATTATCAAAG gtttcaaaatgtcagcggtaatgccttgaagccaacttgggtcccttatgcctcaacggaggctggtgaagaagtcttgctgttctccctgaagctcatgatgg atgactggtccTATGAGAGGCCTTCAAACTCTTACTTCCTGGGTGATGTTATTAAAGTTGAGGCATCCGTGAAGGTATACAACCACGTCCCTCTGCGTGTGTTCgtggacagctgtgtggccacccaagtacctgatgtgaacgcccttccgagatatttgttcattgagaatcatgg Atgtcttgtggatgccaaggtcacagcttccagctcgcgcttcatgcctcgatcccaggaagacagaatccggttccagctggaggccttcatgttccaggggggatccagtccttct atctacataacgtgtgttctgaaggccactcttgcttctgcacctagtgacgcgctccacaaatcctgttcctttgccaatgg gtggcttgctgctgatgggaaccaccaggtttgtggttgctgtgactccacatgtggtcctgatggtggaactgctgcttctccttttgGAG GCCTTCAGTGGGAAGGGAAGGCCTCGCTCGGTCCTGTAGTGGTTCAAGAGCACAAGAAGACTTTGGctggtcttcaataa
- the LOC132098598 gene encoding zona pellucida sperm-binding protein 3-like — protein MSATSCLLNEAVPKQFFPLADNWSYERPSNSYFLGDVIKVEASVKVYNHVPLRVFVDSCVATQVPDVNALPRYLFIENHGCLVDAKVTASSSRFMPRSQEDKIRFQLEAFMFQGGSSPSIYITCVLKATLASAPSDALHKSCSFANGWLAADGNHQVCGCCDSTCGPDGGTAASPFGGRKVLLSLVFGPSST, from the exons atgtcagcg ACCTCCTGCCTTCTGAACGAGGCTGTGCCTAAGCAGTTCTTCCCTCTTGCAGATAACTGGTCCTATGAGAGGCCTTCAAACTCTTACTTCCTGGGTGACGTTATTAAAGTTGAGGCATCCGTGAAGGTATACAACCACGtccctctgcgtgtgtttgtggacagctgtgtggccacccaagtacctgatgtgaacgcccttccgagatatttgttcattgagaatcatgg Atgtcttgtggatgccaaggtcacagcttccagctcgcgcttcatgcctcgatcccaggaagacaaaatccggttccagctggaggccttcatgttccaggggggatccagtccttct atctacataacgtgtgttctgaaggccactcttgcttctgcacctagtgacgcgctccacaaatcctgttcctttgccaatgg gtggcttgctgctgatgggaaccaccaggtttgtggttgctgtgactccacatgtggtcctgatggtggaactgctgcttctccttttggaggtaggaaggtgcttttaagcttggtttttggcccttcaagcacttaa
- the LOC132098444 gene encoding zona pellucida sperm-binding protein 4-like, which produces MERTDPNIVLTLGRCWTTSTPSPLSLPQWDLLIDGCPYQDDRYLTTLVPVTGSSGLQFPTHYKRFVVKMFTFVDPASLAALKETIFIHCSTEVCHPSSGSCEQSCTRKRRDTRIKAVSGEQTVVSSGEVTLVM; this is translated from the exons atggagaggaccgaccccaacattgtcctgacgctgggacgttgttggacgacttcaacccccagtccactcagtctcccccagtgggaccttctgatcgacgg atgcccttaccaggacgaccgctatctgaccacactggttccagtgactggatcgtctggtcttcagttcccaacccactacaagcgctttgttgtgaagatgttcacatttgtagatccagcctcactggctgctctgaaggaaacc atcttcatccactgcagtacagaggtgtgccatccatcatctggctcttgtgagcaaagctgcactaggaaac gaagagacactcgtatcaaggctgtctctggggagcagactgtggtttctagtggagaagttactctggtcatgtaa